Within the Anaerohalosphaeraceae bacterium genome, the region GGACATTGACGCCGCCGCACTGGGCAACCTCGGCATCAAAGAGGCCGCTATGGATTTTTATGACTCCTCCAGATTCGAAATTCAGGGGCTGGACCCAACCAAAACCTATAACCTGACGTTCTTCGGCTCGCACAAATACAGCGACGACGATACGACCGTCTATTCCGTCTGCACGGACAACACATATTCATCCGTGGTGGCCTCCGCGTCCCTGAAGGTGGCGGATGCCCCTAACAGCCCCAATCACAACCGTGATAAGGTCGTCACTATCAGCGACCTCGACCCGCAGACTTTCAACATCCTGTATGTCAAGTTTGCCGGCATCAACGGAAACCTCGGCTATCTGAACTGCATGCAGATTGAAGAAGCCCTGCCGGTCAAGGCCCGCAGTCCCCTCCCGCGGGCCGCCGCCAAAAACGTCCCGCTGAACACCCACTTAACCTGGACGGCCCCCAGCGCCTACACGCCGTCCCGCTATGTCCTTCGGTTCCGTGTTCGCGGGGCCGCAGACCCCAACTGGCTGGTGGTTGATCCGGTGCAGGATTTGGCGATTGACAGCGACCCGACGACGACCGAGGCGGCTGTACCAATCTCCCTCGATTACAGCACAACCTATGAATGGAAAGTGTCCTCCTTCAAGGCCGGAGACCCGAACGAATTTGAAGGACCCATCTGGTCGTTTACCACGGTTCCGGCACTCCAGGTCAGCGCCGGTCCGAATATTCTTACCTGGCTGACCGGCGGCACCGCAGCCGTGAACCTGAACGGTTCTGTCGGGTGCCAGTGCAGCCCCACGGTGGCCTGGTCTGTGGTTTCCAAGCCAGCCGGCTCGAATTGTGTGATTGCAAACCCTGCTTCCGCCGTTACGTGGGCCTCGCTGGATAAGACCGGTACCTATGTTCTGAAACTGTGGGCTCGAGACAATTCTATCCCGATTGAAAACGAAGATACCATGGAAATTCAGGTCTTCGCGGACGCCTGTCAGGCCGCCAAAGCCAGCCCGGCCGGGTATATCCCCCTGCCGCACGACTCCAACAGCGACTGCCGGGTGGATTTGGAAGATTTTGTCCTGTTTGCAACGGACTGGCTGGAGGATTTGTCGTTAACGCAGAATCTCGAGTATTAATTCACAAACCCCGCCAAAAACAACCAAAAAACGGGATGTCGGCCACAGGCCGGCATCCCGTTTTGACTGGGCGGTACAGGACTTGAACCTGTGGCCTCCTGCTTGTAAGGCAGGCGCTCTCGCCAACTGAGCTAACCGCCCGAGGGTCTTTTCAGTTTACCCGCTAATCCCAAAAAGTCAAAAAGAAACCCGCTTTTCCCGTATTGGAAGGGAAAAAGCGGGTTTCCGTGTCTCTCACCCTCCCCTGATAAAAATCTGATTTTTATTATCTTTTTTTCGAAATGAACCGCAGCAGCAGACCGCCCAATCCCAGCAGCACCACCGAGGCGGGCTCGGGGATCAAAACCAGCGCAATCTGATTGCCGCCCTGATAATTGTAATCAATCCGGTAGCCGGCCGGCAGTTTGATAATCTGGCCGAACTCGCTGCCGTCCAGCTGCCCATACTGGGCAAAAATATACGCCGGCTCACGCAGCATTCCCGCCCAGTGCAAATCCAGCGTCGCATTGGAAATCGACAGAATCCCCTCCGCTATCAGCCGGGTGCAGTCGCCGGGCATAATGCCGCCCTCCAGCTGAATCTGCAGCAGCCCGTCCAGCTCGACATTTCCGCCGACAGACAAACTGCCCACCATCACTCCCGGCGCCAGAATCCCGCCCGGCTCCACAAACACATCCGCCTCGATGCGTCCGACACCCCCCAGCAGCGCACCCGCTGCCACTGTATAATTGCCGCCGTTCAGGTGCTGACCGTTTACCAGAAGTTTTCCGCCCGTTACGGATGTGGCCCCCGTGTAGTCATTCAGTCCCGACAGAGTCAAGGTTCCGCCGCCGCTCTTGACCAGCGAACCGCCGCCGGTAATCGTGCCGGCAAACAAACCTCCTCCGTTAACTGTGAATTGTCCACCCCCCAAAGCAACGGTTCCGCCGTTCGTGCCTCCGCCGCTCAGCACGGTAATACTCTGATTGTATCCTGCCAAATCAAGGGTCACCCCAGACGCATCGGCCAGCGAAACAAACGTTGAAATCGGCAGGCAATTGTGCCCTCCGAGACGGAGCGTTCCTCCGCTGATTCTTGTCTGCCCGGAATAACTGTTTGCACCCGACAGCGTCAGAATGCCGGAGCCGACTTTTTCCAGTGAGCCGACACCTGATAACAATCCGGCAAAAGAACCGCTGCCGACAGCCAATTGCCCGCTGCTCATGCTCACCTCTCCGGCACCGCTCAGGGATGCAATCGTTTGAGAAAAAATCCCCAACTCGAAGAGAGCCTCGGAGGCGACAGTCAAATCCGTAATCGTCGGCAGACAATTGCTTCTGCCGATTCGAAGCGTACCGCCGTTAATTGTCGTCGCTCCCCCGTAGGTATTGCCTCCGGACAGAGCCAGTACTCCGCTGCCGCTTTTGACCAGCGAGCCAGCTCCTGAAATCACCCCTGCAAAATACCCTTCACCGACCGTCAGTTGTCCGCCGCCCAAAGCGACTGTTCCGCCGCTTGCACCGCCGCCGTTCAGGGCGGCAATCGTCTGGTTATATCCGGCCAAATCCAGCGTTGCTCCCGCTGCATTCGCCAGCGTCACCGACGTGCCCGTCGGCAGTCGGTTGTTTCCGCCCAGCTGAAGCGTGCCGCTGCTGATATTCGTGACCCCCTGATACGTATTGCTCCCGGACAACCGCACGGTCCCGGAACCGGTTTTGGTAATCCCGCCCGTTCCGCTGATGGTGTTGGTAAAGGAAACGGTGCTCGAGCCGGCTGCGGTGAGTGCTGCATTCAAATCCAGCTGAACGGTGCCGGAGAAGGTCGAAGAGCCGCTGGTATGATTGCTGCCTAACACCGCGTTGACGTTGGCGCCGGGATAGCTGCGCACCCGCAGATTTTTCGTCACAGCCGCTCCGGAGGCATCCGTCAGAAGTCGGGCCCACGCCCCATCCGTCACCCACTGGTCGCCGCCGATGTTCAGCGTGCCCGTGCTGGTTCCGAGTGCATCACCGGTCCCGACATAGCGCACCAGCAGTGTGCCCTGACGCAGATAAAAGGGGCTGGATACACTGCTCGGACCGTCCAGACGCACAGCACCTGTATCACTATTCGCCGGATTGAGGGAACTGATGACCGGTGCATACGAACCGATAAATCCCCCGCCGCCGCTCCAGCCGATTGCCAGTGTACTGCCGCTGGCGGTATGGATATTCAGCCCCGGCTGGAGCAGTTCAATTTCCGGGTAAATCAGATTGACGCCCGACCCGCCCTGCGCATAACTGAAAATCGCATTATAGGAACCCTCCACCGAATACGGGTCCAGGCGAAGCGGTTTATAATCCGTGTAAACCGTCCAGCCCGTGTAGTTGAACACCAGCTGCCCTAGGCCATTGGACATCGTCGCTGTCTGGATAGGCATTCCCATCCCGACCGAACTGTTAAAAACGGCTCGTTCATCCGGGTCATCCGGATATTGCCCTGTCGGACCGCTCCAGTTTGCTGCGGCTGACCAACTCCCGTTGTCCCCCGTTCGGCTCCAGACAAATTCCGTAAAATCTCCCCAACTGGATGACGCAACCCAAAAAACAAGTGCACAGAAAAGAATGAAATACGGATGTTTTTTCATTTTCCTCGCCTCCTGATCCCCCCAAATCTCAAATTATTTAACAGAGAAAATGAACCATCTTTCCAGACACACCTGCTCCTTAACCTGCCACTCCTTATGTTTGCCTAATTTTGCCTAGATAAATGATGAAAATTATATATGAGTTTTTAAGGAAGTCAAGAGAAAATATGAAGATACAAATAGTCTTCTTTTGAATACTTTCCTATTTTATCTATTCTGCATATTCGCTATATTCAATATTTGCTGGGGCCAAAAACTTCACTATTTTTTTATCGGAACTTAAAAAAGGGGGTTGCAAATTACCAAACAGAAGATATATTAGAGAAACTGGTTTTGGTGGAGAGTGATGAACTCAGCCAGTCAGGCGGGAATCATTGAAGAATGATTCCTGCTTTTTTGTACAGAGACACCTCTTCCTGGAGAGGAGAAAACGTCCCGGCCGCAAGCCCCCGCCCTGCGGCTTTTTTTAAAAATCTTCCTCAGTCCCATTCAAAAACGGATTAAATCGTTTCTCATTTCGAATCGTCGTTGCCGGACCATGCCCCGGATAAACCTTCGTCGTCTCCGGCAGCGTCAGCAGTTTTGTTCGGATGCTTTCCATCAATTGCCCGAAACTGCCGCCTTCAAAATCTGTCCGGCCTACACTGCCGGCAAACAGCGTATCCCCGACAAACACAAGTCCTTCTTTTTCTGAATACAAACAAATGCCCCCGGGTGTATGTCCGGGCGTATGCAGCAGACAAAATTCCATCCCCGCCAATTTCACCGTTTCATCCCTGTCAAAGACAATCTCCGCCGGACGTGCGGAGGTCATCGTACCGGCCAGCATCGACAGATTCCGCGCCGGATCAGTCAGCATCGCCGCATCCTTTCGATGGATTCCGACCTTGACTGAAGGCCAACGCTCCCGAAGCATCTCCACGCCGGCCAGATGGTCCACATGACCGTGCGTAAGCACAATCACCTCCGGCTCCAGACCCTCCTCATCCAGAAACTGCACCAGCGGCGCTGCATCCAGCCCGGGGTCAATAACCAGACAATGTCGCGTTTGTCCATCGGAACGAACACAGTAGCAGTTGGTTTGAAAGTCGCCCAATACAAGTATATCAATCTTCATCGCCGACTCCTGCAGAAATGAATTGTGCGGCGTGATTCTAAAAATGGATGCCCCGCCCGTCCAGGAAAAAACACTTCCCTTTATTCCGGCAGGGGATAATCCCCCACCAGGGGCCGAACGCGGTCAATCCGGAAGAAAACCACAAACTTGGCCGAATCATCCTCCGCCGGAAACATGATCGGCTGCTTTTTGCGAAGCGCCTCAACCAGGCTCTGATTGCTCTCCTCCCTCCGCATGGTCAGAGACAGCCGCACACCTCGGTAGCCCGGAGCATTCTCCATAAACAAATACGAGGCGTGCAGATTGCTTTGCAGATTCTGATGGCTGAGCCGCTCTTTCATTACAAAGGCCGCCGTCTGCTCATCCGCGATATACGGTTTGGCATACAGGGCTGTATCGACCTGTCCCTGCGCATTGCAGGTAGCCAAAACACCCCAGCCCTCTTTGGTCTCAAAATATTGTTTCAAATCCATCCCGGAATCCTTTCGAATGATTTCCGGAGGCGCGGTCGAAGAGAGCCGCAAACCCCGGCTCTCTTCGTCATCCCCTCCGAAGCAGAACTCTGTTTTCTCTCATCGTTCGCATACACAATACTACAACCTCCGCCCAAACAAGGTTCACCGGATTTTCCGGTTCTGTTCCTGACTCTTAATTGCCGCACCCGTTTGTTTCAACCTCCTGAGCACCCCGGCCCTGGATTCTCCCATTGGCCCTTCCGTCAAAACAGCTCGACAACCAGCGCACCTCTTCTTCGGCACAACTCAACGCTCCCTGTTCAGCGGAACAGAGACAGTAAATGTCGTCCCCTCCTGGGGGCTGGACCGAACGGAAATATCTCCCCCGTGAAGAACGGCAATTTCACGGGCAATCGCCAGCCCCAGTCCCGTCCCGCCCGAATCGCGGTCCCGGGCTTTGTGCACACGATAGAACCGGCGAAACAAAAAAGGCTGTTCCTCCGGAGGAATCCGCCCGCCTTCATCATGAACATCCACCCGAACAAACCGTTCATCCGATTTCATCCGAACCGCAATCGGAGTTCCCGCAGGGCCGTATTGAATCGCATTGTCCAGCAGATTGCAGAACAATCGGCGCATCTGCTCCCGATGAGCCCTCACCCAAGCGGAACCTTTTTCATAATCCAGCCGAAAACCGCGTTCCTGGGCATACGGCATATATTGTTCAACCACCTCCTCCAGCAGCAGGCCCAAGTCAAACAATTCTTGTTCCAACTGCGCCGGAAGACTCTCCAGACGCGACAATTCGAGCATCTGCTGAACCAGTCGATTCAGCCGTTCGAGGTCTTCGAGGGTTTGACTAATCGTCCGTTTATAAAAGTCTACAGAGCGCGGCTGGGATTGAGACAATTGAAGCGTACTTTTCATCAGGGCCAGCGGTGTCCTCAATTCATGAGCCGCATCCGAGATAAACCGCTGCTGCTCCTCCATTGCCTCCGACAAACGCTGAAGCATAACCTGCCAGGCCTTGACAAACGGCAGCAGCTCCGTCGGCATCGGCGGAAAATCAAAAGATACCTGCGATACATTCCTGCCGGAAATCTGTCCCATTTGCTTTGTGAGCACATCAATCGGGCGAAATCCCCAGCGGAAAATACCGTAGACGGCTGCCATCGACACCGACAAAAGACCGATTCCGATCAGAATCAGCAGCCGAGTAAACTCGGCTGTCTCATGATAAGGAGAGTCATCGCTGATTGCCATCGCGATATTGATAAGACGCTCCCCCTTTCCTGCCGAATCCGGAATGCTGTACCGAGCCCAAAGCACACGGCCTCGAGAACCCCCATCGATCGACGAAATCCATATCTCCTCCTTGGCGGAAATCTTCTCGCTGTTTCGGAGAAGAAAATCTCTCACATCCAGCAAATCGGCCTTCTGCAGCCAAACCTCCGAGGTCCCCTCCCAGACCGCATACCCAAGCCGTTTGGTTCCCGCCCGGCTTTCCAGAATCATCCGCACCTCTTTTTCCGCATCCTCCGTATAAAGTCCATCCGAAAGAATAATCTGACGAACGGCCTCTGCATCCGTTCGAAGCCGGTAGTCCAGATTCCGAAACTGGGCTTCCTCAAATTCATAATGCGAAACAGTTAAAAGAACCCCCAGCACCAGAACAATTACCCCGGCAATACACAACCCAATCCGGCTTTTCATCGACAGCATCTTCATTGGTTCATCGGCTCATTCAAAAGGTATCCCTGTCCCCGACAGGTTCGGATATACCGCTGCGGCTCCTTGGGATCAATCTTTCGGCGAAGGGAGGAAACATACACCTCAATCACATTGGAAAACCGTTCCCAGTTGAAATCATACAAATGCTCCAGCAGTTCCTCCTTCGAAACCACCTCTCCTTTTCGCAATGCCAGATGCAGCAGCGTCTGATACTCCATCGCCGTCAGATTCAATGGTTTGCCGCCCAGCTTAACTCGCCGGGCAGACGTATCGATTAACAACTCTCCGATACAAAGAACAGAATTCACCTGACCATACGAACGGCGTATCAGCGACTTACATCGAGCCGCCAATTCTCCCATATCAAACGGCTTAGTTAAATAATCATCACTGCCGCAATCCAGCCCTCGAATGATATCCTCCGGAGTATCGCGAGCACTTAAAATCAGAACCGGTGTCTTTTTCCCTTCCCGACGGATTCGATGCAGAATCTCCAGACCATCCATCCCCGGCAGCATCCAATCCAAAATCACCAAATCATAGGTATTGCTCCGGAACATATGAAAGCCGTCTATTCCATCCAGCGAAATATCCACGGCATATTGCTCCCTCTCTTTGAGAATTTGGGCAATATTTTCGGCAAGGCGACGCTCATCATCTATAATCAAAACTCGCATATCGCTTGATCCTTATTTCTACAAGACATATCCTGTCTTTATTTATTCTATATCAAATTTTCTAAAGAAAAAAACCTTCTTCAGGTTCTCTTCAGATTTTAAATAGTACAATAAAAATGAAAAAATCACATATAACCCTTTTGCGGCAGGAATCGCAAAGGAATAAAAATGGATTGCACGAAAAACACTTTAGTTCCCTTCACATCTCCATCTCAGATTCTCAACCATTATAAGAAACCTTCTACAGCCGAGCGGTATGCCGGGCTTTATCAAACCGCCGCCGGCCGACGCCGGCATTTACGGGAGGAGGCCGCCATCGCCAAGGGCCTGGCCGGCGTCCTGGAAGGCAGCCGAGTGCTCGACCTGCCCTGCGGAGCCGGAAGAATGTATCCCCTCTTGAAACGATTGGGCTATCGGGTTGTAGAGGCGGATGCCTCCCCTTCCATGCTCGAATATGCCCGCCAAAATGCCTCGAAATTTCCTCAAAACGAATCGGACGAGTTCGTCCTGGTTGATGCCTTCCATACCCCTTTTCAAAACTTTCAGTTTGATGCTGTCGTCTGCAACCGGCTCATCCACCACTTCCCCGAACCGCAGGTTCGTCAGCAGCTCCTGCAGGAACTGAGCCGGATTTCCAAAGGCCCGATTGTCATTTCCTTCTTCTCTACGCTGGCAACCGATGCCCTGAAATATACCCTCAAGCATGCCCTCAGCCATTTCTCCGGGTCGTCGCGCAAACCCATCAGTCCCTGGCAGTTCGCAGAGGACGTACGTCGAGCCGGTCTGACCGTCGCCCGCTGGATTGTCCCGCTGCCCGGCTTTTCGATGCAGTGGTACGCCGTACTCCGGCATCCTCAAAAATAAGAGCATCGAACCAATGACGCCGAACTCCGGACTTCCGTCATTCTCTTTCGCTTAACGTTTCGGAGGATAAGGGACTCTTCGGACTTTTCCCTGCCGGAGTCTGAACGCCGGTAATTTTTCTTCATTCTCTATTCTTCATTTTCCTTTCTTCCGCCGATGCGGAAGTCCGGCACTGGTATCCGTCTGCTTGGAAAAGTTAGATTCTCGCCTGCGCGGGAATGACGGGAAATGTGCGGGAATAACCGGAGGGGGTGAGGAAAGGACCGCAGGGCTGTCAGGCACAAAAAAAGGTGTGCCCCGAAGGACACACCTTTTGAAAAGCCAAATCCGCCGTCAAAACAGCTTACTTCTTGCTGTTGCGAACCGCCGCCTGGGCCGCCGCCAGCCGGGCAATCGGTACCCGGAACGGCGAGCAGCTGACGTAATTCATTCCG harbors:
- a CDS encoding autotransporter-associated beta strand repeat-containing protein, encoding MKKHPYFILFCALVFWVASSSWGDFTEFVWSRTGDNGSWSAAANWSGPTGQYPDDPDERAVFNSSVGMGMPIQTATMSNGLGQLVFNYTGWTVYTDYKPLRLDPYSVEGSYNAIFSYAQGGSGVNLIYPEIELLQPGLNIHTASGSTLAIGWSGGGGFIGSYAPVISSLNPANSDTGAVRLDGPSSVSSPFYLRQGTLLVRYVGTGDALGTSTGTLNIGGDQWVTDGAWARLLTDASGAAVTKNLRVRSYPGANVNAVLGSNHTSGSSTFSGTVQLDLNAALTAAGSSTVSFTNTISGTGGITKTGSGTVRLSGSNTYQGVTNISSGTLQLGGNNRLPTGTSVTLANAAGATLDLAGYNQTIAALNGGGASGGTVALGGGQLTVGEGYFAGVISGAGSLVKSGSGVLALSGGNTYGGATTINGGTLRIGRSNCLPTITDLTVASEALFELGIFSQTIASLSGAGEVSMSSGQLAVGSGSFAGLLSGVGSLEKVGSGILTLSGANSYSGQTRISGGTLRLGGHNCLPISTFVSLADASGVTLDLAGYNQSITVLSGGGTNGGTVALGGGQFTVNGGGLFAGTITGGGSLVKSGGGTLTLSGLNDYTGATSVTGGKLLVNGQHLNGGNYTVAAGALLGGVGRIEADVFVEPGGILAPGVMVGSLSVGGNVELDGLLQIQLEGGIMPGDCTRLIAEGILSISNATLDLHWAGMLREPAYIFAQYGQLDGSEFGQIIKLPAGYRIDYNYQGGNQIALVLIPEPASVVLLGLGGLLLRFISKKR
- a CDS encoding MBL fold metallo-hydrolase; amino-acid sequence: MKIDILVLGDFQTNCYCVRSDGQTRHCLVIDPGLDAAPLVQFLDEEGLEPEVIVLTHGHVDHLAGVEMLRERWPSVKVGIHRKDAAMLTDPARNLSMLAGTMTSARPAEIVFDRDETVKLAGMEFCLLHTPGHTPGGICLYSEKEGLVFVGDTLFAGSVGRTDFEGGSFGQLMESIRTKLLTLPETTKVYPGHGPATTIRNEKRFNPFLNGTEEDF
- a CDS encoding pyridoxamine 5'-phosphate oxidase family protein, with product MDLKQYFETKEGWGVLATCNAQGQVDTALYAKPYIADEQTAAFVMKERLSHQNLQSNLHASYLFMENAPGYRGVRLSLTMRREESNQSLVEALRKKQPIMFPAEDDSAKFVVFFRIDRVRPLVGDYPLPE
- a CDS encoding ATP-binding protein, coding for MKMLSMKSRIGLCIAGVIVLVLGVLLTVSHYEFEEAQFRNLDYRLRTDAEAVRQIILSDGLYTEDAEKEVRMILESRAGTKRLGYAVWEGTSEVWLQKADLLDVRDFLLRNSEKISAKEEIWISSIDGGSRGRVLWARYSIPDSAGKGERLINIAMAISDDSPYHETAEFTRLLILIGIGLLSVSMAAVYGIFRWGFRPIDVLTKQMGQISGRNVSQVSFDFPPMPTELLPFVKAWQVMLQRLSEAMEEQQRFISDAAHELRTPLALMKSTLQLSQSQPRSVDFYKRTISQTLEDLERLNRLVQQMLELSRLESLPAQLEQELFDLGLLLEEVVEQYMPYAQERGFRLDYEKGSAWVRAHREQMRRLFCNLLDNAIQYGPAGTPIAVRMKSDERFVRVDVHDEGGRIPPEEQPFLFRRFYRVHKARDRDSGGTGLGLAIAREIAVLHGGDISVRSSPQEGTTFTVSVPLNRER
- a CDS encoding response regulator transcription factor, coding for MRVLIIDDERRLAENIAQILKEREQYAVDISLDGIDGFHMFRSNTYDLVILDWMLPGMDGLEILHRIRREGKKTPVLILSARDTPEDIIRGLDCGSDDYLTKPFDMGELAARCKSLIRRSYGQVNSVLCIGELLIDTSARRVKLGGKPLNLTAMEYQTLLHLALRKGEVVSKEELLEHLYDFNWERFSNVIEVYVSSLRRKIDPKEPQRYIRTCRGQGYLLNEPMNQ
- a CDS encoding methyltransferase domain-containing protein, with the protein product MDCTKNTLVPFTSPSQILNHYKKPSTAERYAGLYQTAAGRRRHLREEAAIAKGLAGVLEGSRVLDLPCGAGRMYPLLKRLGYRVVEADASPSMLEYARQNASKFPQNESDEFVLVDAFHTPFQNFQFDAVVCNRLIHHFPEPQVRQQLLQELSRISKGPIVISFFSTLATDALKYTLKHALSHFSGSSRKPISPWQFAEDVRRAGLTVARWIVPLPGFSMQWYAVLRHPQK